From Erigeron canadensis isolate Cc75 chromosome 8, C_canadensis_v1, whole genome shotgun sequence, one genomic window encodes:
- the LOC122579009 gene encoding alpha-glucosidase 2, which translates to MTTNITTSTRSRHITIHSFLPSVLLSTHNSNNKNNTKFVLTNYNFVKNPTPSRKFTHFLRNNNKSSDQRILAGSKMGENAETSVQVGDIEPHKMVFEPILEEGVFRFDSFADARNTAFPSLSFVNPKQRDVPLMSNHKLPSYIPISEHVAGQQIVYFELPAGTSFYGTGEVSGQLERTGKRVFTWNTDAWGYGSGTTSLYQSHPWVLAILPNGEALGILADTTKRCEIDLRKQSTVKITATSPFPVITFGPFASANVVLTSLSHAAGAVFMPPKWSLGYQQCRWSYDSHLRVREIAKTFRDKGIPCDVIWMDIDYMDGFRCFTFDQDNFPDPKSLADDLHENGFKAIWMLDPGIKNEKSYFVFESGSEKDIWVQTADGKPFVGEVWPGPCVFPDFTQEKARTWWATLVEDFISNGVDGIWNDMNEPAVFKSITKTMPESNIHRGDAELGGLQNHSHYHNVYGMLMAKSTYQGMKLANPNKRPFVLTRAGFIGSQRYAATWTGDNLSTWEHLHMSISMVLQLGLSGQPLSGPDIGGFAGNATPRLFGRWVGVGAMFPFCRGHSEKGTADHEPWSFGEECEEVCRLALKRRYRLIPHIYTLFYFAHTRGSPVAAPSFFADSKDSQLRTNENSFLLGPLLVYASTVSGLGVHQLKHTLPNGIWMSFDFEDSHPDLPALYLHGGSIIPFGPAHQYVGEANPNDDLSLFVALDENGKAEGFLFEDAGDGYEYTNGGYLLTTYIAELKASVVTVSVSKTEGSWIRPNRRLHIHLLLGEGAMVDAWGTDGEDLQIVMPSEKEVSKLISASKNNYKIRMETVKCIPDVGQAPGRKGIELSETPVEIVCGEWALKVVPWIGGRIISMEHLPTGTQWLNSRVEINGYEEYSGTEYRSAGCTEEYTVLDRDLEQAGEIESLKMEGDIGGGLAIERNISISQNNPKVFNIDSSLVARNVGAGSGGYSRLVCLRIHPTFSLLHPTESYVSFTSINGSKHDVWPESGEQFYEGDLRPNGEWMLVDKCLGLCLVNKFNIGQVYKCLLHWDFGTVNLELWSEDRPVSKQSPLSISHSYEVRQIP; encoded by the exons ATGACTACGAATATCACTACTAGTACCAGAAGCAGACACATAACAATTCATAGCTTTCTTCCTTCAGTACTACTTTCCACtcataatagtaataataaaaataatacaaaatttgTGCTTACAAACTATAATTTTGTCAAGAATCCAACCCCCTCTCGCAAATTCACTCATTTTCTCAG aAACAATAATAAGAGTTCAGATCAGAGGATTTTAGCAGGGTCTAAGATGGGAGAGAATGCAGAGACATCTGTGCAAGTTGGTGATATCGAACCACATAAAATGGTTTTTGAACCAATTCTAGAAGAAGGCGTATTCAGGTTTGATAGTTTTGCAGATGCTAGAAATACTGCATTTCCGAGTCTTTCTTTTGTTAATCCAAAACAAAGAGACGTACCCCTTATGAGTAATCACAAGCTTCCATCATACATTCCAATTTCTGAACATGTTGCTGGACAACAGATTGTCTATTTTGAG CTTCCAGCAGGAACCTCATTTTATGGAACTGGTGAAGTTAGTGGACAGCTTGAAAGAACAGGAAAAAGG gTTTTTACTTGGAATACTGATGCATGGGGATATGGAAGTGGAACAACATCCTTATATCAATCACATCCTTGGGTCCTGGCCATTCTTCCTAATGGAGAGGCATTGGGGATTCTCGCTGATACAACCAAACGTTGTGAG ATTGATCTTCGTAAACAATCCACGGTAAAGATAACCGCAACCTCGCCTTTTCCTGTGATTACCTTCGGCCCATTTGCTTCAGCAAACGTTGTTTTGACATCACTATCACATGCAGCTG GAGCTGTATTTATGCCACCAAAGTGGTCACTTGGATATCAACAGTGTCGGTGGAGCTATGACTCTCATTTGCGTGTTCGCGAG ATTGCCAAGACATTCAGGGATAAAGGAATACCTTGTGATGTCATATGGATGGATATTGATTACATGGATGGCTTTCGATGCTTCACGTTTGACCAG GATAATTTTCCTGATCCAAAATCTCTAGCGGATGATCTTCATGAAAATGGTTTTAAAGCTATCTGGATGCTTGACCCTGGGatcaagaatgaaaaaagttacTTTGTTTTTGAAAGTGGATCAGAAAAAGATATATGGGTTCAAACAGCAGATGGGAAGCCCTTTGTTG gaGAGGTATGGCCAGGACCTTGTGTTTTCCCTGACTTTACTCAAGAGAAAGCTCGTACTTGGTGGGCAACATTAGTCGAAGATTTTATATCTAACGGTGTGGATGGCATATGGAATGATATGAACGAACCAGCTGTTTTCAAG TCCATCACAAAGACGATGCCTGAGAGTAACATCCATAGGGGAGATGCTGAACTTGGCGGACTTCAGAATCACTCACACTATCACAAC GTTTATGGCATGCTGATGGCGAAATCAACATACCAAGGAATGAAATTAGCTAACCCAAATAAACGACCATTCGTTCTTACTCGAGCTGGGTTTATCGGTAGTCAGAGGTATGCTGCCACGTGGACTGGGGATAATCTTTCCACTTGGGAACACCTACATATGAGCATCTCTATGGTACTCCAACTA GGGCTTAGTGGTCAGCCACTTTCCGGGCCTGACATTGGTGGGTTCGCTGGCAATGCAACACCCAGATTATTTGGAAGATGGGTGGGTGTTGGGGCCATGTTTCCATTTTGTCGTGGGCATTCCGAGAAGGGAACTGCCGATCATGAGCCTTGGTCCTTTGGGGAAGAG TGCGAGGAGGTTTGTCGTTTGGCCCTAAAGAGGCGTTACCGCCTTATACCACACATATATACACTTTTCTACTTCGCACATACTAGAGGTTCTCCGGTGGCAGCCCCCAGTTTTTTTGCTG ATTCAAAAGATTCCCAGTTAAGAACAAATGAGAATTCCTTCCTACTGGGGCCACTCCTTGTATATGCAAG CACTGTGAGTGGTCTTGGGGTGCATCAACTGAAGCATACATTGCCTAATGGCATTTGGAtgagttttgattttgaagattcaCATCCA GATTTACCAGCACTGTATCTACATGGCGGATCAATTATCCCATTTGGTCCAGCTCATCAATATGTTGGTGAAGCTAATCCAAATGATGATTTATCATTGTTTGTTGCGTTAGATGAAAATG GTAAAGCTGAAGGTTTTCTCTTTGAAGATGCTGGTGATGGCTATGAATATACTAATGGAGGTTATCTCCTGACAACATACATTGCTGAGCTCAAAGCTTCGGTTGTCACAGTGAGTGTTTCTAAGACTGAAGGATCGTGGATAAGGCCAAACCGCCGCTTACATATACACCTATTGCTCGGAGAAGGAGCAATG GTTGATGCCTGGGGTACTGATGGAGAGGATCTTCAGATCGTTATGCCATCAGAAAAAGAAGTGTCAAAATTAATTTCTGCTAGCAAGAACAATTACAAGATTCGAATGG AAACTGTGAAGTGTATTCCTGATGTGGGGCAGGCGCCTGGACGTAAAGGGATTGAGCTTTCAGAAACTCCTGTGGAAATCGTATGTGGTGAATGGGCTCTAAAAGTAGTACCTTGGATTGGGGGTCGAATAATTTCCATGGAGCACCTTCCTACAG GAACTCAATGGCTAAATAGTCGGGTTGAAATTAATGGTTATGAAGAATATAGTGGTACTGAGTATCGTTCTGCTGGTTGTACCGAAGAGTATACTGTCCTTGA TCGAGATCTTGAGCAAGCAGGAGAGATAGAATCTTTAAAAATGGAAGGTGATATTGGAGGTGGATTAGCTATTGAAAGAAACATATCGATCTCCCAAAATAATCCCAAAGTTTTCAATATTGACTCCAGCCTTGTAGCACGAAATGTTGGTGCTGGTTCCGGGGGGTATTCAAG GCTTGTTTGCTTACGTATACATCCAACATTTAGCCTATTGCACCCAACCGAATCTTATGTCTCTTTTACCTCCATCAATGGGTCCAAACATGATGTATGGCCAGAATCCGGCGAGCAGTTCTACGAAGGGGATCTTCGCCCAAATG GTGAATGGATGCTAGTTGACAAGTGCCTTGGGTTGTGTTTGGTTAACAAATTTAACATTGGCCAGGTTTACAAGTGTCTTTTACACTGGGATTTTGGGACTGTAAATTTAGAGCTTTGGTCAGAAGACAGACCTGTTTCAAAGCAATCCCCTCTTAGTATTTCTCACAGTTATGAAGTTAGGCAGATTCCATAG